From the genome of Physeter macrocephalus isolate SW-GA unplaced genomic scaffold, ASM283717v5 random_384, whole genome shotgun sequence:
CCCGTCTCAGCCGGCGGAGCCCGGGGTCCCCGCCCCTCACCCCAGGACGGAGGGGACTGAGGGTGAATGGAGATTCCCACCACGGGTCCCCAGCCCAGCTGGCAACATACCTGGGGCCTTGGCCTTGACTCCTGCTCCGGTGGGAACCCCGGGGAGCACCCCTACACCCGGGAACCGAGCTCCTGAAGGGGCAAAGAGGGGGCTCGCGGTGGGCGTGGGAAGGCCGGCCTGGAAGGTCCAGCCCGGGACCACGCCCCCGTCAGTGACACAGCCGGCCTCCTTCTGCCCTGACTGTCAGCTACTGGCATGGCTcacggggtgggggcagggcctcTTTGGTGATGACTTTTCTTCCCCATCTGACCTAGGGTCAGAAGGTTTAATCCTGTTTGCTAGCCATGTGCTTCTGTGTTTCTGTTGGCCTGTCTCTAAACTGGAGTTAATTTCCCACCGCCCCGTGCACCCTCATCAGAGAAGGCAGACGGTAGAAGCCTGCCAGAAGTGGGAAGAGTCTGCAGGTCGGGGAGGCCTGTGACCTTGGGGGGCTCTCACTGGATGTGATTCACAAGCAAACACAAAGCAGTCATCTGCTCTGGGTGGGCGAGACTCCATTTGCCAGTGTCCAGGGCTGCCACCTCTCCTGTCTCCCCTGGGGCGGGGCCACCGTGGCAGCGAGGGGCCGAGGGAGGGACACTCTGCCAGCAAATCCCGCAGAGCAGCCCGAGTCTGGGCTTTTGGGGGAATTCAAGAGGTCACAAGTTGGGTGGGGTGGCCGGGCCCTGGTGGGGAAAGGAGGTTGAGAGGGCAGCTCCGAGGGTCTCCTGCAGGGCGGATGCACTGGGTGGGCCCCCTGGTGACTTATGGCTTTTGGGAACCAGCTGGCCACACTAGGGACTTGGTCTGTCCTTGGGGGCCCACTGCAGGCTGTGATGATGTCTGGGTCTGGGCCTGGGCTCAGGGCTCTGGGGGGCCGGGGGAAGCTTGTTGATCTTCGTAGGGGAAAGACAACCAGAGATCTTATGTCTGTAGCCTGAGCTTTAATGCTTAGAGAGAAAATGCCGGTCAGGACCCAAGGTCTCTGGTGGCCTCGGCatcgggggaggtggggggccccCGGGGAGGCTGCCAGGGTCTGCTCTCCTTGCTATAGGGTCCCCTTTTCCTCCTTGCTCTCACCTGCGCCTGGGAGCACTCCACCTGGGTATACACCTGGGAGCCCCACACCTGTGGCCAAAGAAGCAGTGTGAGCCGCAGCCTGGCCTCCAGGGGCCCCTCGTGGCCCTTCCCGCCGTGGCAGCTCCAGGGCTCCCAAGCCAGCCACCTGGGTGCCCGGTGGGAACAGCGAGGGACACGTGCGGTGGCTGCAGCCCTCCTCCCGTAAGTTCCGGAAGTCATCTGCAAACCCTTCTGTGCGTAGATTTGTCCCATCTCCTGGAGCCTGTTTACATGGCCGGCCCAGCCCACCTCTGGGTTAACAGCTTCCAGATGTTCCCTCCCTGCTGTGTGGACTCAGGCAGCCTTTTGTTTAACCTGAAGTCACTTCCTGAAGGGCCTGGTGCAGACCAACAAGCACCGGATGGGGAGCCGGCGGACCTCGGGCTCACCCCGCTCCGCAGTGACGGGGCGGGCCCTTCTGCGCCCACTCCCTATTTGGAGCCTCAGCGTCCCCATCTGTCGCCTGAATGTGGATGTCACAGAGTCTGTCTCTGAGGTCTGCTCCAATGTCCTGGAAGAGGGGCCTGGAAGGTAGACCAGGGCCCCTCGCCCCTATGTGGGACACGGCACCATGTTCTGGGCCTGGCTATGCCCCCTGCCCTGCTGCAGCCAGGCCCTGTCCTTCCTGCCCGGCGGGCCTCAGAAGCTCTcgctcctccctgacctctgccctccacccccagggaCTCCATCCACACTGACCTGGCACCTTCCCGGGCTTCCCTCCAGCTCCAATTCCTGCTCCGAGCTGAGGTACCACCGCACCTGGTAGGAAAGGGGCCACGTCAGAGCGGGCTCCACCCCCCCCCGCCGGCCCTGCGGCCTTCACCGGGACCACCCAGGTCTCGCCTCCACACCTGTAGACACTCCTAAGCCACCAACACCACCAATGCCACCGATACCACCAAGCCCCGCAGCACCTACAGAgccaggagtgggagaggagagaggtcaCACCAGGCACGGTCAAAGGCAGGAGGGCCCGGGGCTCAGGTCTGGGCCTGCCACCACCTCTGAGACGCGGGGACAGCTGGctgcctccccacacccccaggagAGGCAGCTGAGGCTCCTGTCTGCCTGCCCTTCAAGGAAGGTTCTTTGCAAAGTGGAGAGCCTGCGGAGGCCAGAGGCTTATGGCACGTCCCAAAGGGTAACACTCACCGGCCTTGGCAGCGGCTTTGTAGGCTGCAGCAGCGCCAGCCGGGCCGCCGGGCACCAGAGCTCCTGGGTAGGCCCCTGCGGGAAAGGCCCCGAGCCCTGCGGAGAGGAGGACAGGGTGAGGTCCTGCCCGCGGCCCTTCCCCGGCCCGCCCTGCCCACGAGGTACACTTGAGGCTCTTCTGCCCCACGCAAAGCTGTGACGGCTGCTCCCAGGGCTGGGTGCAGTGTCAGCGGGCAGCATGGGGCAGGCTGCTCCGCTCGGCCTGACAAACCGCAGGGATCTTTCGGGGTCAAACTTCCACACCTCCCTCCTCCGAAAAGCCTTCCTGGAGCCCCGCCGAGGTGGGCGACTCCTTTGGGCTCCCGGGGCTGCTTCCCTCCAGCTCTCGTTACTAGGTTATAACAGCACCCAGGACCCAGCTGGGATTCCCTTGTGCCCTGGACAGCCGCTCGGGGCAGGTGGTCTCAGCACCGCCCCCCACACCAGTGCCCAGGACAGGCCCGGTCCGCATCCCTGTACCCCTAGCTGCCCTCCATACCGGCCCCCAGAGGGGCAACTTGCCTGGTGTCAACACTAACCTGCCCCAAGGCCAGCGCCTATGAGCCCTCCGGCACCTGCGGGGAGAAGAAGACAGAGCCGGGTGAGGGGCTGGTATGGGGCCTCGTTCCTGCGCCCAGGGTGGAAGGGGTCTCGTGGAGTAGGGGCAGGAACCTGGCGATGCTGTGGTCGGCGTGTGGCCCTCAGGGCCCTCAGCTGGGCTCAAACCTGTGGTACTCAGGGGCCAATCTGATAAAATAGCAGCCGCTGTTTAGCAACCAACTGCTCTGTGCCATGTGGACTGACTGCGTTGACTCCCTACAACACGCCCTGAACAGACCTCACTTCCCTTAGAAGGCCCGCCACCTAATGAGGGACCCAGAAGGGCTTTCTGTGAGGGCTGGGGCTGAGCTGCCAGCAGGACCTCACccaggccaggccctgctctgTTCCCACGTGagctgccccaccccaggcctctcATTGGCTTCCTCGCAGGGGTCCCCTGCCTCAGGCCACGCCCTCTCCCCTGTATCTGGAGCCCATTTTGTCCATCCGTCTAGCCTGCCCTGCAGTCCGGGAGCCTCCCTGCCTGCAGACAGACGCTAGAATGTTTATGAAAAGCCGAATGGGTCCCTctggctccctccttcccacatCTGGGCTCAatctctccttttccccctccAGGAGACATTCCACGGCTCTGGCCAGGACCGATGGGCAATCAGGTTCGAGTTCACAACCGTGCCGGCTTTGTTTCCAGTTATGTGAGAATCTCTCCCACAGGCACCAGTCCTGGCCACCAGGGTTCCAAGCTCAGGGGCGGCCTCTCTGGGGACCGACCTCAAACATGCAGGACTGCTGAGCCCGGGAGAGTCCACCTGGCTTTCACTGGGTGTGGTCCCCCGACCCCATTTCCTACTTTTGGGAGCTGGCCCGTCTGAAACCCAGCCAGCCCCTCTGTAAGATGGGCCTCTGACTCTGGCCGGTCTCCCTTCTGGGCAGGTGTGGTGTGGTCTAGCTGGGCGTGGGGCGTGCCTGGGTCCGCTTCCCAGGACTGcatgccctgcccctccccagctctggcaGGGGTTTCTCTCCAGCCAGGCCTGTGTCCTGAGCGCCAACAGGGCAGCGGACACGCTCgggcctttcctgaccacagaggggctgggaggaggggacggGGACCGAACAGGAAGTGAGAAGAGGCTGGGTGTGTGGGGTAGGGCATGCAGCCCCTGTGCAGCCGTCTGCCCCCGTCCCGTGCTCCCCCAGAGTTGTCTGGTCCCAGGGCCACCCCACAGCATGACCAGCTACATGCCCTCCTTCCTGGGCGCTCACCTGGCCCAAATGCCCCCAGGAGTCCAGCCCctagaagggaggagagagggacgAGGAGTTGACCACGGTTGGTTACCCAGGGGCCTGGCTTACCCAACCGTCTCTCTCCCCTGGAGTCAGagagccctgggttcaaatcccgctGTCCCAAGCTACTCCTTGCATGAAAGAGCAAGTCACTTcgcctctctgagactcagtttccccacttacAAAATGGCCAGCGTGTTCCAGACCTTCCTGGGACCAGAGGGCTTGTGGGCAGAGGCTGCAGAGTGTCTGCAGCCTGCCAGGGTGACCAGTGGGTGGGCCCCCCGCTCCTTCCCGTCCCCTCACGTGGGTGACTGGCCTCCAGCCGGTGCTGGGGTTGTAGGTGGGGCTGGCTCCCAGCTGCCTGGTCCCCCACTGAGAGCCCAGAGAGGGCCACCCGCCAAGGCCCACGTGGAGCAGCTGCCAGGCCACCCACCCTCCACTCGCCAACAGATTAGTTGTTCCCAAGCATGACATGCATTGTCTGTGCCCAGTTCCATCCCATCTGGGCAGGCCCAGACGTCCCTGCTGCCCGGATGTGGGGAGCTGCcctttgtgggggggggggcactgtGGCCCTGTCCAGGCCTTTGTAGCCCAGAGTCCTAAGGCTGAAAGATGACCTCAGGGAGGTCATGGAGTCCAGCCCCTTTTCATCAGCAGATGCTCTGACTTTCCTCTCGGTCTACGCCTTCACCCCCAAGCCAGAAGTTCTTTTGGAAGTCTAAACTAAACCTTTCATTAATAAAAGCTTCACTTTATCAACTGCAACTGAATGCAGTTTTTGCAGTCTTCTCTTCGGTGTTTCATCACAACCTGCCATGTGTCCCCTGCTGCCAATGGGATCAATCAATCCCTGTTCTAGCTCTGTAGTCACGACAGCTACCATTTGGGTCTTTGCAGCTAAGCACGATCCTAATTCCACACCTTTGTTTATCAAGCCTTTCCCTGTTCTCTCTCTACAGTCAAAGACCCTGCTAAGATCACTCACCCCTCCGAGAAGATAGGAAACAGGTTCAGGTGGGATAAGCAGTGAATCCCGAGGGCTCCAGCCTTGCAGACCCCAACAGACCCCAGCAAACCCCTTGCCCAggcctcctgccctcctgcaTCTCTCTCGCCTGGCCCCAGCCCTAGCCCTGTAGTTTCATAAGCCAGATGGGCTtgcagggaaggggaagctgggtcTTGTAGATTCACTTGCACTTGAATCATCGAACATCTGGATTTCGTAAGAGCTGTTGGACATGCAAACTGTCCTGTAGTCCCAGGCTTCAGAGCCAGGGAGACACGGATCAGGGTGGGGGGTGCCAGGGCTGCATGTGAAGCGTCTCATGATGTTAGGGCCATAAATCCGGACAGAGACGCCCCTTCCTCCACCTGCTCCTTATCCACCaaggcctcctggaggaggaACCCGCCCTCCCTCTTTCCTGGGGGTGTGTTCTCTGGAGCTGATGGTGGACCCTAGTGGCAGATCCAAGCCCCATGGGCAAGGCCAGCATAGACCTGGCCACATCTTCATACTGGAAAACTCCTTGGTCTGGACACAGCTGGAAGGGGCCTGGGAAGGAAGCTCAtctggggccagggcagggtgCAGCCTAGGGTTAGGTTCAGGGCTTGGTCTGGGGTCAAGAGTCAGCCTGGGGTCAGGATAAGGGCTCAGGTTGTCATTAAGGACAGGGATATCTAGGATCTTGGCCTGGAGTAAGAGAGGGCTTGGTCTGTGCTCAGGGACCATTCAGGCAGAGTATGGGGCCCACCGTCTGTGTCTGAGCCCACAGGCTTGGTGGCTACTGGAAAATCAATTCCTACCTTTGACTCCAGCACCAGGGCTGTTTCTGGGACCCTGTGCACAGGGAACAGTCAGGGCAGCTGGGCACATAGGTACTGGCAAGGTCGGTGCCAGACACCCCTCACACATGGAGGACAGCAAGCTGCCTCCAGCCTCCTGACCCTGGATGCCCCGGAGCTTGGCCCTAGCCAGGTCATAGGTGGGGTTGACTAGCGGACAGAGAGGCTGTTGCCTCCCACCACTTCCCCCCCTCCTCCATCCATAGGCTGCggacccttccctcccctgccccgccgGCACTCACTCAGTGCTCTGAGGCCACGGGTCTTACCTGGCTTGGGTGGTTTGCCTCCAGGGCCCAGAGCTGCAGAGGGAAGAGATGGTGGTAAATGGGGAGTCCCAGCCCACCTGACCCACCACGATCCCCCAGGGCGCTGTGGGGTCTCACTGTGGGGTGAGGAATGGCCCTGCCCTCCGCACAGGGAGCTGCTGGGAGCCCAGTGTCCACATGCCTGGGTGGGAAGCCCAGCTCTGGCCCTGATTTGGGGTTACCCTCTCTCACACTGTTTCCCAGCCTTTGAAGGGGGATGATGCTTCCCGCGCAGTTGGCTTTGCAGGGATATTACTGAGGatcaaaagaaatatgaaagaggggcttccctggtggcacagtggttaagaatccgcctgtcagtgcgggggacatgggttggagccctggtccgggaagatcccacgtgccgcagagcaactaagcctgtgtgccacaactactgagcctgcgctctagagcctgcgagccacaactactgagcccacatgccacaactactgagcctgcgctctagagcccgcgagccacaacaactgaacctgtgtgcctagagcccgtgctccgcaacaagagaagccaccgcgatgagaagcccacgcaccacaatgaagagtagcccccgaccgcagcaactagagaaagcctgcgcgcagcaaccaagacccaacgcagccaaaaataaataaattaattaatttgaaaaaaaagaaaggaatatgaAAGAAGGCAGGGCCCCCAGGGAAagaggccagggggaggggcttAGGGGGCTCGTGAGTTCTAGTTCTTAGACAAATCCCTCCCCACTGGATGCTCGGTCTGCGAAATGAGGGGTCCCTTAATGTCTGGGCCTTGGACTGGAGTGAGATC
Proteins encoded in this window:
- the LOC102979820 gene encoding elastin isoform X7, whose amino-acid sequence is MAGPTAAALRPGALLLLLCALHPSQPGGVPGAVPGGVPGGVFYPGAGLGGLGGGALGPGGKPPKPGAGLLGAFGPGAGGLIGAGLGAGLGAFPAGAYPGALVPGGPAGAAAAYKAAAKAGAAGLGGIGGIGGVGGLGVSTGAVVPQLGAGIGAGGKPGKVPGVGLPGVYPGGVLPGAGARFPGVGVLPGVPTGAGVKAKAPGGVGAFAGIPGVGPFGGQQPGVPLGYPIKAPKLPGGYGLPYSTGKLPYGKALLDWRASGSLQLRGSGKGAVAPAQG